From Primulina tabacum isolate GXHZ01 chromosome 2, ASM2559414v2, whole genome shotgun sequence, one genomic window encodes:
- the LOC142537697 gene encoding uncharacterized protein LOC142537697 translates to MGEASSREERGRPVERKDPSPSRGAIKMISGGSTDGDSNRARKAKSRRECLEVDGRGRDEPIISFGPEDLRGVSLPHNDALVIQARVANYDVLRVFVDNGSSVNVVFKEALVQMDLHEYQLEAVETALFGFAGHAVYPEGEITLPLTLGTRDLRKTVMTTFTVVDAPSSYNIILGRPAMNEMRAVASTYHQKIKFPVRGQVGEVKGDQPSSQRCYGETVWVDQKKARREGKEKECQEGAKEREVHFVAEEEQEVVEIEPGKHVRVALDISTSTRVNLLQCLKTNISVFAWSQQELAGISPQVAEHKLNILPGSRSVKQKKRHFGPEKDKVIEEQVGELLRAGHIREVQFPTWLSNVVLVPKSTGKWRMCVDFRDSNKACPKDCYPLPRIDQLVDSTSGCELLRFLDAYQGYHQIPLALEDQDKASFITSGGTFFYVVMPFGLKNAGATYQRLMNLFFQKQIGRNIEVYVDDILIKTWEVSHFIDDLAETFNTLKQYGIKLNPGKCVFGVRSGKFLGFLVTDRGIEVNPEKIRAIMDMPSPQSVRDVQKLTGRIAALSRFISRYAHQSYPFFQVLRRAQKFGWDDKCEQAFKDLKKYLADLPILAKPEPGEKLWVYLSATEFAVSSVLVKEEGADQKPIYYVSHALRGAELKYSELEKIALALVMTARKLRPYFLSHPIVVLTNSPLGRIMTHAEISGRMVKWTVELGEYDTEYKPRAAIKAQALTDFLTEMIQPVEEEVWRVFVDGASNLSGCGVGVVLIAPSEEKIKLALRIDSRVTNNEAEYEAVLAGLQAAREVGASRVIIYSDSQFVTQQIKGTYEANNEKMLKYLGLITARASSLTDWSMEKIPREENAEADTLAKLVASMTDINTRQSSRPDSFISPGLHQVRLNKQKEKHP, encoded by the coding sequence ATGGGAGAAGCAAGTTCTCGGGAAGAAAGGGGCAGACCAGTAGAGAGGAAGGACCCTTCCCCAAGCCGAGGAGCAATCAAAATGATTTCAGGGGGGTCCACTGATGGCGATTCCAACCGGGCCCGGAAAGCCAAAAGTAGGAGGGAATGCTTAGAGGTCGATGGGAGGGGGAGAGACGAGCCAATTATAAGCTTTGGACCAGAGGATCTCAGAGGAGTTAGTCTACCCCACAATGACGCTCTTGTCATTCAGGCCCGAGTGGCTAACTACGATGTGTTGAGGGTATTTGTTGACAATGGCAGCTCTGTCAATGTCGTATTTAAGGAAGCCTTGGTCCAAATGGATCTACATGAGTATCAATTAGAGGCGGTTGAGACTGCCTTGTTTGGTTTTGCTGGACATGCTGTGTATCCTGAGGGGGAAATCACTCTACCCTTGACCCTGGGCACTAGAGACCTGAGAAAAACTGTGATGACTACTTTTACAGTGGTGGATGCCCCGTCCTCGTACAATATCATATTGGGAAGGCCGGCCATGAATGAGATGAGAGCCGTGGCCTCCACTTATCACCAGAAAATCAAATTTCCAGTGCGAGGACAGGTTGGGGAAGTTAAAGGAGATCAGCCCTCTTCTCAGAGGTGTTATGGGGAGACAGTCTGGGTTGATCAAAAGAAGGCAAGGAGGGAAGGGAAGGAGAAAGAGTGTCAAGAGGGGGCCAAGGAGAGAGAGGTGCACTTTGTCGCTGAGGAAGAACAAGAAGTGGTGGAAATTGAGCCAGGAAAGCACGTCCGGGTGGCCCTAGACATCAGCACGTCCACCCGGGTAAATCTCTTGCAAtgtttaaaaactaacattAGTGTTTTTGCCTGGTCTCAACAGGAGTTGGCCGGGATCTCGCCCCAAGTGGCCGAACATAAATTGAATATCCTCCCGGGATCCCGGTCCGTGAAGCAAAAAAAGAGGCATTTCGGCCCTGAAAAAGATAAAGTAATTGAAGAGCAAGTGGGAGAGTTGCTAAGAGCCGGGCACATCAGGGAAGTCCAATTCCCTACCTGGCTATCAAATGTGGTTCTCGTCCCAAAATCCACTGGGAAATGGAGAATGTGTGTTGATTTCAGGGACTCGAATAAAGCATGCCCAAAAGATTGTTATCCACTTCCCCGGATTGACCAGTTGGTAGATTCCACTTCTGGATGCGAGTTATTAAGATTTCTGGATGCATATCAGGGGTATCATCAAATCCCCTTAGCTCTGGAAGATCAGGATAAAGCCAGTTTTATTACCTCTGGGGGCACCTTTTTCTATGTcgttatgccttttggattgAAGAATGCGGGGGCTACGTACCAACGCTTGATGAATCTTTTCTTTCAAAAGCAAATAGGTCGGAATATTGAggtgtatgtggacgacattcTAATCAAAACCTGGGAAGTCTCCCACTTCATTGATGATTTAGCTGAAACTTTCAACACTTTAAAACAATATGGAATAAAGCTCAACCCGGGCAAGTGTGTATTCGGGGTCAGGAGTggtaaatttttgggtttcttgGTAACTGACAGGGGAATCGAAGTTAACCCTGAGAAAATCAGAGCAATAATGGACATGCCTTCTCCTCAGTCTGTCCGAGATGTGCAGAAATTAACCGGGAGGATTGCGGCCTTATCGCGCTTCATTTCCCGATATGCCCATCAGAGTTATCCATTCTTCCAAGTCCTAAGGAGAGCGCAGAAATTTGGCTGGGACGACAAATGTGAACAAGCTTTCAAGGACTTGAAGAAGTACCTGGCTGATTTGCCTATTTTGGCCAAGCCCGAGCCTGGGGAAAAATTATGGGTCTATCTCTCCGCCACCGAATTCGCTGTTAGCTCTGTACTTGTCAAAGAAGAAGGAGCCGATCAGAAACCGATATATTATGTCAGTCACGCCCTTCGAGGAGCAGAATTAAAGTATAGTGAGTTGGAAAAAATAGCATTGGCTTTGGTAATGACTGCTCGGAAGTTGAGGCCATATTTTCTCTCACATCCCATTGTGGTCCTCACCAATTCTCCCCTTGGAAGGATCATGACTCACGCCGAAATCTCCGGGAGAATGGTTAAATGGACTGTGGAGCTCGGGGAATATGACACTGAATATAAACCCCGAGCTGCTATAAAAGCCCAGGCATTAACGGACTTCTTAACAGAAATGATCCAACCAGTCGAAGAAGAAGTATGGAGGGTGTTTGTTGATGGCGCGTCAAATTTATCAGGATGTGGAGTGGGGGTGGTCCTAATCGCCCCATCAGAAGAGAAAATCAAGTTGGCTTTGAGGATTGATTCCAGGGTCACAAATAACGAAGCAGAGTACGAAGCTGTTTTGGCTGGGTTACAGGCTGCCCGGGAAGTTGGTGCTTCCCGAGTCATTATTTATTCTGACTCCCAATTTGTTACACAGCAGATCAAAGGGACGTATGAGGCCAATAACGAAAAGATGCTCAAATATTTAGGGCTCATCACTGCCCGGGCATCATCTCTGACAGACTGGAGTATGGAGAAAATTCCCCGGGAGGAAAATGCAGAGGCCGATACCTTAGCCAAATTGGTTGCTTCCATGACAGATATAAATACCCGGCAGAGTTCCCGACCCGACTCGTTCATTTCGCCCGGGTTGCATCAAGTAAGGTTGAACAAACAAAAGGAAAAACATCCATAA